In Leopardus geoffroyi isolate Oge1 chromosome D1, O.geoffroyi_Oge1_pat1.0, whole genome shotgun sequence, a single window of DNA contains:
- the LOC123602304 gene encoding uncharacterized protein LOC123602304 isoform X2, whose product MSVEKGVPLDYSLWGMRDVRGKQPRAVRGRGKARGQARGHGRSHLEPGSRGAQIQREKLWVPWNGLIVIGKRMELLGRNTQKPRMWGPKLDSENWRLDGVEKRVLKEKSGQSQERMDVKLLPSVAGALQASAGLGKNSPRETWGKQEIRGKIGAESESAVTTAGSRMGSGFQDRLEVTGVRTSGEDLRSRGYTLGQNEEELRSGGEKLRSSRERLRSSGEKLSLTREKLGSSGENQGSRGEKLGTSGEDLRSTGDKLQSSAEKLGPSGDKPEDSGMGSINEESIERLIEVTGAEMEIPVERVEGNDELEGAKEAGIEEDVLDGVHDIADESVSVEEKEVIGEGSGE is encoded by the exons ATGTCTGTGGAGAAAGGGGTTCCGTTAGACTATTCGCTCTGGGGTATGAGGGATGTGCGGggaaagcagcccagagcagtgAGGGGACGCGGCAAGGCCCGAGGCCAGGCCCGGGGTCACGGGCGGTCGCACCTGGAGCCAGGAAGCAGAGGGGCGCAGATTCAGCGAGAAAAATTGTGGGTGCCCTGGAACGGGCTCATTGTGATCGGGAAGAGAATGGAGCTCCTGGGTAGAAATACACAAAAGCCTAGGATGTGGGGCCCCAAGCTTGACTCTGAGAACTGGAGACTGGACGGTGTGGAAAAGAGGGTCTTGAAAGAGAAGTCAGGCCAGAGTCAGGAAAGGATGGATGTGAAGCTACTGCCCAGTGTAGCAGGTGCATTACAGGCTTCAGCAGGTTTGGGGAAAAACAGCCCAAGGGAGACGTGGGGAAAGCAAGAAATCAGAGGCAAAATAGGCGCTGAATCTGAAAGTGCAGTCACTACAGCAGGGTCTAGGATGGGGTCTGGTTTTCAAGACAGGTTGGAGGTTACTGGGGTACGGACCAGCGGAGAGGACTTGAGATCCAGGGGATATACACTGGGGCAGAATGAGGAGGAGCTGAGGTCCGGTGGAGAGAAGTTGAGGTCAAGTAGAGAGAGGCTGAGGTCAAGTGGAGAGAAGCTGAGT CTGACTAGAGAGAAGCTGGGGTCAAGTGGAGAGAACCAGGGATCCCGGGGAGAGAAGCTGGGAACTAGTGGAGAGGATTTGAGATCCACTGGAGATAAACTGCAGTCAAGTGCAGAAAAGCTGGGGCCTAGTGGAGACAAGCCGGAGGATTCAGGAATGGGGAGCATAAATGAAGAGAGTATTGAAAGGTTGATAGAAGTTACTGGTGCTGAGATGGAAATTCCTGTTGAAAGAGTGGAAGGGAATGATGAGCTCGAAGGGGCGAAGGAGGCGGGAATTGAGGAGGATGTCTTGGATGGGGTGCATGATATTGCTGATGAATCTGTTTCCGTGGAAGAGAAAGAGGTTATAGGTGAAGGTAGTGGTGAATGA
- the SNX32 gene encoding sorting nexin-32 isoform X1, whose translation MEGRREAGKENKPSSISVDPQGDSSLQVEISDAVSERDKVKFTVQTKSCLPHFAQTEFSVVRQHEEFIWLHDAYVENEEYAGLIIPPAPPRPDFEASREKLQKLGEGDSSITREEFAKMKQELEAEYLAIFKKTVAMHEVFLQRLAAHPTLRRDHNFFVFLEYGQDLSVRGKNRKELLGGFLRNIVKSADEALITSMSGLKEVDDFFEHERTFLLEYHTRIRDACLRADRVMQSHKCLADDYIPISAALSSLGTQEVNQLKTSFLKLAELFERLRKLEGRVASDEDLKLSDMLRYYMRDSQAAKDLLYRRLRALADYENANKALDKARTRNREVRTAESNQQLCCRRFERLSDSAKQELMDFKSRRVSSFRKNLIELAELELKHAKASTLLLRNTLVALKGEP comes from the exons ATGGAAGGGCGTCGAGAGGCTGGGAAGGAGAACAAG CCCTCCTCCATATCAGTGGACCCGCAGGGAGACAGCTCCTTACAGGTGGAGATCTCTGATGCAGTGAGTGAGCGGGACAAGGTGAAATTCACTGTTCAAACCAAG AGCTGCCTCCCTCACTTCGCCCAAACGGAATTCTCAGTTGTGCGGCAGCACGAGGAGTTCATCTGGCTCCACGATGCCTACGTGGAAAATGAGGAGTACGCCGGCCTCATT atccccccagcccctccaagGCCAGACTTTGAGGCTTCGAGGGAAAAGCTGCAGAAGTTGGGCGAGGGGGACAGCTCCATCACGCGGGAAGAGTTTGCCAAAATGAAGCAGGAGCTGGAAGC GGAGTACCTGGCAATCTTCAAGAAGACAGTTGCAATGCATGAGGTCTTTCTGCAACGCCTGGCGGCCCACCCGACCCTGCGTCGAGACCAcaacttctttgtctttttggaaTATGGCCAGGAT CTCAGTGTCCgaggaaagaacaggaaggagCTCCTTGGGGGATTTCTGAGGAATATTGTGAAGTCTGCAGATGAAGCCCTCATCACCAGCATGTCGGGGCTCAAG GAGGTGGATGACTTCTTTGAGCATGAGAGGACCTTCCTGCTGGAGTACCACACCCGGATCCGGGATGCCTGCCTGCGGGCAGACCGTGTCATGCAGTCCCACAAGT GCCTGGCAGATGATTATATCCCTATCTCTGCTGCACTGAGCAGTCTGGGAACACAGGAAGTCAACCAGCTAAAGAC GAGCTTCCTCAAATTGGCAGAACTCTTTGAACGACTAAGG AAGCTGGAAGGCCGAGTGGCCTCTGACGAGGACCTCAAGCTGTCAGACATGCTGAGATACTACATGCGAGACTCACAGGCGGCCAAG GACCTGCTGTACCGGCGGCTGCGGGCGCTGGCCGACTACGAGAACGCCAACAAGGCACTGGACAAGGCACGTACTAGGAACCGGGAGGTGCGGACCGCCGAGAGCAACCAGCAACTGTGCTGCCGACGCTTCGAACGCCTCTCTGACTCAGCCAAGCAGG agctcATGGATTTCAAGTCCCGCCGTGTGTCCTCCTTCCGCAAGAACCTCATCGAGTTGGCAGAGCTGGAGCTCAAACACGCGAAG GCCAGCACCCTCCTTCTCCGGAACACCCTTGTCGCGCTCAAGGGGGAGCCTTAG
- the MUS81 gene encoding crossover junction endonuclease MUS81 isoform X1, with translation MAAPVRMGRKRPLPVCPNPLFIRWLTEWRDEAASRGRRTQFVFQKALRSLRRYPLPLRSGKEAKILQHFGDRLCRMLDQRLQQHRASGGDHAPSSPSGEKSPAPEGPLATAQDSSVPVSAQPKAGGRGSYWPTRHSGARAVLLLLYGEYLNPSGHGFLTKEELLRRCAQKTPRAAPGSARPWPALRSLLHRNLVLRTHQPARYTLTPEGLELAQKLAESEGLSSLNVGPRPEEPPGAEPEEPGAASAELGASEGSAQQLSLELRPGEYRVLLCVDIGEAKGARHRQELLLELQRLRVTHTVRKLHVGDFVWVAQETEPGDPARPGELVLDHIVERKRLDDLNSSIMDGRFHEQKFRLKRCGLGHRIYLVEEHCSANNLSLPESTLLQAVTNTQVIDGFFVKRTADIKESAAYLALMTRGLQRLYQGHTLRSRPWGTSGDPESRPGPSPDPLCSLLTFSDFNAGAIKNKAQSVREVFARQLMQVRGVSGEKAAAIVDRYSTPASLLAAYDACATPKEQELLLSTIKCGQLQRNLGPALSRTLSQLYCSHGPLT, from the exons ATGGCAGCGCCGGTCCGCATGGGCCGGAAACGCCCGCTGCCGGTTTGCCCCAACCCGCTCTTCATACGCTGGCTAACCGAATGGCGGGACGAGGCAGCCAGTAGGGGGCGCCGAACGCAATTCGTGTTTCAGAAG GCGCTGCGCTCCCTCCGGCGGTACCCACTGCCTCTGCGCAGCGGCAAGGAAGCAAAAATCTTACAACACTTCGGAGACAGGCTCTGCCGTATGCTGGATCAGCGGCTGCAGCAGCACAGAGCATCAGGCG GTGACCATGCTCCAAGTTCACCATCTGGAGAGAAGAGTCCAGCCCCAGAAGGGCCACTTGCCACAGCCCAGGACTCTTCCGTGCCA GTTTCAGCCCAGCCCAAAGCAGGAGGCCGTGGCAGCTACTGGCCCACTCGGCACTCGGGAGCCCGGGCAGTCCTGCTTCTGCTCTACGGGGAATACCTG AATCCTAGTGGTCATGGCTTCCTGACCAAGGAGGAGCTTCTGCGGAGGTGTGCCCAGAAAACTCCCAGG GCGGCCCCTGGGAGTGCTCGACCCTGGCCAGCCCTCCGCTCCCTCCTCCACAGGAACCTGGTTCTCAGGACACACCAGCCAGCCAG GTACACATTGACCCCTGAGGGTCTGGAGCTGGCCCAGAAGCTGGCTGAGTCAGAGGGCCTGAGCTCACTGAATGTGGGCCCCAGACCAGAGGAGCCCCCTGGGGCGGAGCCAGAAGAGCCAGGAGCAGCCTCTGCTGAGCT TGGCGCCAGCGAAGGGAGTGCCCAGCAGCTGTCACTGGAGCTCAGGCCTGGAGAGTACAGGGTGCTGTTGTGTGTGGACATCGGTGAAGCCAAGGG ggccaggcacaggCAAGAGCTGCTCCTCGAGCTACAGCGGCTGCGTGTCACCCACACGGTGCGCAAGCTGCATGTTGGGGACTTCGTGTGGGTGGCGCAGGAGACCGAGCCCGGAGACCCAG CGAGACCTGGGGAGCTCGTCCTGGACCACATCGTGGAGCGCAAGCGGCTGGACGACCTGAACAGCAGCATCATGGATGGCCGCTTCCACGAGCAGAAG TTCCGGCTGAAGCGCTGTGGCCTGGGGCACCGGATATACCTGGTGGAGGAGCACTGCTCGGCGAACAACCTCAGCCTTCCAGAGAGCACGCTGCTGCAGGCTGTCACCAACACTCAG gtCATTGACGGCTTCTTTGTGAAGCGTACAGCGGACATCAAGGAGTCGGCTGCCTACCTGGCCCTCATGACGCGGGGCTTACAGAGACTCTACCAG GGCCATACCCTACGCAGCCGCCCCTGGGGAACCTCCGGGGACCCTGAATCGAGGCCTGGGCCCTCTCCAGATCCTCTCTGCTCACTCCTCACCTTCAGTGACTTCAACGCGGGAGCCATCAAGAACAAG GCCCAGTCAGTGCGCGAGGTGTTCGCCCGACAGCTGATGCAGGTGCGCGGTGTGAGTGGGGAGAAGGCAGCGGCCATAGTGGACCGGTACAGCACCCCTGCCAG cctacTGGCCGCCTATGATGCCTGTGCCACCCCCAAGGAACAGGAGTTGCTGCTGAGCACCATCAAGTGCGGCCAACTGCAGAG GAATCTGGGACCCGCTCTGAGCAGGACCTTGTCCCAGCTCTACTGCAGCCACGGCCCCCTGACCTGA
- the MUS81 gene encoding crossover junction endonuclease MUS81 isoform X3, with amino-acid sequence MAAPVRMGRKRPLPVCPNPLFIRWLTEWRDEAASRGRRTQFVFQKALRSLRRYPLPLRSGKEAKILQHFGDRLCRMLDQRLQQHRASGGDHAPSSPSGEKSPAPEGPLATAQDSSVPVSAQPKAGGRGSYWPTRHSGARAVLLLLYGEYLNPSGHGFLTKEELLRRCAQKTPRAAPGSARPWPALRSLLHRNLVLRTHQPARYTLTPEGLELAQKLAESEGLSSLNVGPRPEEPPGAEPEEPGAASAELGASEGSAQQLSLELRPGEYRVLLCVDIGEAKGARHRQELLLELQRLRVTHTVRKLHVGDFVWVAQETEPGDPARPGELVLDHIVERKRLDDLNSSIMDGRFHEQKFRLKRCGLGHRIYLVEEHCSANNLSLPESTLLQAVTNTQVIDGFFVKRTADIKESAAYLALMTRGLQRLYQGHTLRSRPWGTSGDPESRPGPSPDPLCSLLTFSDFNAGAIKNKAQSVREVFARQLMQVRGVSGEKAAAIVDRYSTPARNLGPALSRTLSQLYCSHGPLT; translated from the exons ATGGCAGCGCCGGTCCGCATGGGCCGGAAACGCCCGCTGCCGGTTTGCCCCAACCCGCTCTTCATACGCTGGCTAACCGAATGGCGGGACGAGGCAGCCAGTAGGGGGCGCCGAACGCAATTCGTGTTTCAGAAG GCGCTGCGCTCCCTCCGGCGGTACCCACTGCCTCTGCGCAGCGGCAAGGAAGCAAAAATCTTACAACACTTCGGAGACAGGCTCTGCCGTATGCTGGATCAGCGGCTGCAGCAGCACAGAGCATCAGGCG GTGACCATGCTCCAAGTTCACCATCTGGAGAGAAGAGTCCAGCCCCAGAAGGGCCACTTGCCACAGCCCAGGACTCTTCCGTGCCA GTTTCAGCCCAGCCCAAAGCAGGAGGCCGTGGCAGCTACTGGCCCACTCGGCACTCGGGAGCCCGGGCAGTCCTGCTTCTGCTCTACGGGGAATACCTG AATCCTAGTGGTCATGGCTTCCTGACCAAGGAGGAGCTTCTGCGGAGGTGTGCCCAGAAAACTCCCAGG GCGGCCCCTGGGAGTGCTCGACCCTGGCCAGCCCTCCGCTCCCTCCTCCACAGGAACCTGGTTCTCAGGACACACCAGCCAGCCAG GTACACATTGACCCCTGAGGGTCTGGAGCTGGCCCAGAAGCTGGCTGAGTCAGAGGGCCTGAGCTCACTGAATGTGGGCCCCAGACCAGAGGAGCCCCCTGGGGCGGAGCCAGAAGAGCCAGGAGCAGCCTCTGCTGAGCT TGGCGCCAGCGAAGGGAGTGCCCAGCAGCTGTCACTGGAGCTCAGGCCTGGAGAGTACAGGGTGCTGTTGTGTGTGGACATCGGTGAAGCCAAGGG ggccaggcacaggCAAGAGCTGCTCCTCGAGCTACAGCGGCTGCGTGTCACCCACACGGTGCGCAAGCTGCATGTTGGGGACTTCGTGTGGGTGGCGCAGGAGACCGAGCCCGGAGACCCAG CGAGACCTGGGGAGCTCGTCCTGGACCACATCGTGGAGCGCAAGCGGCTGGACGACCTGAACAGCAGCATCATGGATGGCCGCTTCCACGAGCAGAAG TTCCGGCTGAAGCGCTGTGGCCTGGGGCACCGGATATACCTGGTGGAGGAGCACTGCTCGGCGAACAACCTCAGCCTTCCAGAGAGCACGCTGCTGCAGGCTGTCACCAACACTCAG gtCATTGACGGCTTCTTTGTGAAGCGTACAGCGGACATCAAGGAGTCGGCTGCCTACCTGGCCCTCATGACGCGGGGCTTACAGAGACTCTACCAG GGCCATACCCTACGCAGCCGCCCCTGGGGAACCTCCGGGGACCCTGAATCGAGGCCTGGGCCCTCTCCAGATCCTCTCTGCTCACTCCTCACCTTCAGTGACTTCAACGCGGGAGCCATCAAGAACAAG GCCCAGTCAGTGCGCGAGGTGTTCGCCCGACAGCTGATGCAGGTGCGCGGTGTGAGTGGGGAGAAGGCAGCGGCCATAGTGGACCGGTACAGCACCCCTGCCAG GAATCTGGGACCCGCTCTGAGCAGGACCTTGTCCCAGCTCTACTGCAGCCACGGCCCCCTGACCTGA
- the LOC123602304 gene encoding uncharacterized protein LOC123602304 isoform X1, which yields MSVEKGVPLDYSLWGMRDVRGKQPRAVRGRGKARGQARGHGRSHLEPGSRGAQIQREKLWVPWNGLIVIGKRMELLGRNTQKPRMWGPKLDSENWRLDGVEKRVLKEKSGQSQERMDVKLLPSVAGALQASAGLGKNSPRETWGKQEIRGKIGAESESAVTTAGSRMGSGFQDRLEVTGVRTSGEDLRSRGYTLGQNEEELRSGGEKLRSSRERLRSSGGKLSLTREKLGSSGENQGSRGEKLGTSGEDLRSTGDKLQSSAEKLGPSGDKPEDSGMGSINEESIERLIEVTGAEMEIPVERVEGNDELEGAKEAGIEEDVLDGVHDIADESVSVEEKEVIGEGSGE from the exons ATGTCTGTGGAGAAAGGGGTTCCGTTAGACTATTCGCTCTGGGGTATGAGGGATGTGCGGggaaagcagcccagagcagtgAGGGGACGCGGCAAGGCCCGAGGCCAGGCCCGGGGTCACGGGCGGTCGCACCTGGAGCCAGGAAGCAGAGGGGCGCAGATTCAGCGAGAAAAATTGTGGGTGCCCTGGAACGGGCTCATTGTGATCGGGAAGAGAATGGAGCTCCTGGGTAGAAATACACAAAAGCCTAGGATGTGGGGCCCCAAGCTTGACTCTGAGAACTGGAGACTGGACGGTGTGGAAAAGAGGGTCTTGAAAGAGAAGTCAGGCCAGAGTCAGGAAAGGATGGATGTGAAGCTACTGCCCAGTGTAGCAGGTGCATTACAGGCTTCAGCAGGTTTGGGGAAAAACAGCCCAAGGGAGACGTGGGGAAAGCAAGAAATCAGAGGCAAAATAGGCGCTGAATCTGAAAGTGCAGTCACTACAGCAGGGTCTAGGATGGGGTCTGGTTTTCAAGACAGGTTGGAGGTTACTGGGGTACGGACCAGCGGAGAGGACTTGAGATCCAGGGGATATACACTGGGGCAGAATGAGGAGGAGCTGAGGTCCGGTGGAGAGAAGTTGAGGTCAAGTAGAGAGAGGCTGAGGTCAAGTGGAG gaaagctgagtCTGACTAGAGAGAAGCTGGGGTCAAGTGGAGAGAACCAGGGATCCCGGGGAGAGAAGCTGGGAACTAGTGGAGAGGATTTGAGATCCACTGGAGATAAACTGCAGTCAAGTGCAGAAAAGCTGGGGCCTAGTGGAGACAAGCCGGAGGATTCAGGAATGGGGAGCATAAATGAAGAGAGTATTGAAAGGTTGATAGAAGTTACTGGTGCTGAGATGGAAATTCCTGTTGAAAGAGTGGAAGGGAATGATGAGCTCGAAGGGGCGAAGGAGGCGGGAATTGAGGAGGATGTCTTGGATGGGGTGCATGATATTGCTGATGAATCTGTTTCCGTGGAAGAGAAAGAGGTTATAGGTGAAGGTAGTGGTGAATGA
- the CFL1 gene encoding cofilin-1 isoform X2: MASGVAVSDGVIKVFNDMKVRKSSTPEEVKKRKKAVLFCLSEDKKNIILEEGKEILVGDVGQTVDDPYATFVKMLPDKDCRYALYDATYETKESKKEDLVFIFWAPECAPLKSKMIYASSKDAIKKKLTGIKHELQANCYEEVKDRCTLAEKLGGSAVISLEGKPL; the protein is encoded by the exons ATG GCCTCTGGTGTGGCAGTCTCTGATGGTGTCATCAAAGTGTTCAATGACATGAAGGTTCGTAAGTCCTCAACACCAGAGGAGGTGAAGAAGCGCAAGAAGGCGGTACTCTTCTGCCTGAGTGAGGACAAGAAGAACATCATCCTGGAGGAGGGCAAGGAGATCCTGGTGGGTGACGTGGGCCAGACTGTAGACGACCCCTACGCCACCTTTGTCAAGATGCTGCCAGACAAGGACTGCCGCTATGCCCTCTATGATGCCACCTACGAGACCAAGGAGAGCAAGAAGGAGGACCTGGTGTTTATCTTCTG GGCACCTGAATGTGCACCCCTCAAGAGCAAAATGATTTATGCCAGCTCCAAGGACGCCATCAAGAAGAAGCTGACGG GGATCAAGCATGAATTACAAGCAAACTGCTACGAGGAGGTCAAGGACCGCTGCACCCTGGCCGAGAAACTGGGGGGCAGCGCCGTCATCTCCCTGGAGGGCAAGCCTTTGtga
- the CFL1 gene encoding cofilin-1 isoform X1: MRHRNSTRGAAKEKRASGLGARTPPKGCSCLRVTLPRLAGLSREQASGVAVSDGVIKVFNDMKVRKSSTPEEVKKRKKAVLFCLSEDKKNIILEEGKEILVGDVGQTVDDPYATFVKMLPDKDCRYALYDATYETKESKKEDLVFIFWAPECAPLKSKMIYASSKDAIKKKLTGIKHELQANCYEEVKDRCTLAEKLGGSAVISLEGKPL; encoded by the exons ATGCGGCATCGGAACTCGACCCGGGGGGCGGCGAAGGAAAAGCGCGCGAGCGGTCTTGGCGCGCGCACCCCACCCAAGGGCTGTTCCTGTCTCCGCGTCACCCTCCCTCGACTGGCGGGTCTGTCTCGAGAGCAG GCCTCTGGTGTGGCAGTCTCTGATGGTGTCATCAAAGTGTTCAATGACATGAAGGTTCGTAAGTCCTCAACACCAGAGGAGGTGAAGAAGCGCAAGAAGGCGGTACTCTTCTGCCTGAGTGAGGACAAGAAGAACATCATCCTGGAGGAGGGCAAGGAGATCCTGGTGGGTGACGTGGGCCAGACTGTAGACGACCCCTACGCCACCTTTGTCAAGATGCTGCCAGACAAGGACTGCCGCTATGCCCTCTATGATGCCACCTACGAGACCAAGGAGAGCAAGAAGGAGGACCTGGTGTTTATCTTCTG GGCACCTGAATGTGCACCCCTCAAGAGCAAAATGATTTATGCCAGCTCCAAGGACGCCATCAAGAAGAAGCTGACGG GGATCAAGCATGAATTACAAGCAAACTGCTACGAGGAGGTCAAGGACCGCTGCACCCTGGCCGAGAAACTGGGGGGCAGCGCCGTCATCTCCCTGGAGGGCAAGCCTTTGtga
- the MUS81 gene encoding crossover junction endonuclease MUS81 isoform X2, whose translation MAAPVRMGRKRPLPVCPNPLFIRWLTEWRDEAASRGRRTQFVFQKALRSLRRYPLPLRSGKEAKILQHFGDRLCRMLDQRLQQHRASGGERWGQESVVPESPPGSSLHNHLVSAQPKAGGRGSYWPTRHSGARAVLLLLYGEYLNPSGHGFLTKEELLRRCAQKTPRAAPGSARPWPALRSLLHRNLVLRTHQPARYTLTPEGLELAQKLAESEGLSSLNVGPRPEEPPGAEPEEPGAASAELGASEGSAQQLSLELRPGEYRVLLCVDIGEAKGARHRQELLLELQRLRVTHTVRKLHVGDFVWVAQETEPGDPARPGELVLDHIVERKRLDDLNSSIMDGRFHEQKFRLKRCGLGHRIYLVEEHCSANNLSLPESTLLQAVTNTQVIDGFFVKRTADIKESAAYLALMTRGLQRLYQGHTLRSRPWGTSGDPESRPGPSPDPLCSLLTFSDFNAGAIKNKAQSVREVFARQLMQVRGVSGEKAAAIVDRYSTPASLLAAYDACATPKEQELLLSTIKCGQLQRNLGPALSRTLSQLYCSHGPLT comes from the exons ATGGCAGCGCCGGTCCGCATGGGCCGGAAACGCCCGCTGCCGGTTTGCCCCAACCCGCTCTTCATACGCTGGCTAACCGAATGGCGGGACGAGGCAGCCAGTAGGGGGCGCCGAACGCAATTCGTGTTTCAGAAG GCGCTGCGCTCCCTCCGGCGGTACCCACTGCCTCTGCGCAGCGGCAAGGAAGCAAAAATCTTACAACACTTCGGAGACAGGCTCTGCCGTATGCTGGATCAGCGGCTGCAGCAGCACAGAGCATCAGGCGGTGAGCGCTGGGGTCAGGAGTCGGTGGTCCCCGAGTCTCCCCCCGGGAGCAGTCTCCATAATCATCTG GTTTCAGCCCAGCCCAAAGCAGGAGGCCGTGGCAGCTACTGGCCCACTCGGCACTCGGGAGCCCGGGCAGTCCTGCTTCTGCTCTACGGGGAATACCTG AATCCTAGTGGTCATGGCTTCCTGACCAAGGAGGAGCTTCTGCGGAGGTGTGCCCAGAAAACTCCCAGG GCGGCCCCTGGGAGTGCTCGACCCTGGCCAGCCCTCCGCTCCCTCCTCCACAGGAACCTGGTTCTCAGGACACACCAGCCAGCCAG GTACACATTGACCCCTGAGGGTCTGGAGCTGGCCCAGAAGCTGGCTGAGTCAGAGGGCCTGAGCTCACTGAATGTGGGCCCCAGACCAGAGGAGCCCCCTGGGGCGGAGCCAGAAGAGCCAGGAGCAGCCTCTGCTGAGCT TGGCGCCAGCGAAGGGAGTGCCCAGCAGCTGTCACTGGAGCTCAGGCCTGGAGAGTACAGGGTGCTGTTGTGTGTGGACATCGGTGAAGCCAAGGG ggccaggcacaggCAAGAGCTGCTCCTCGAGCTACAGCGGCTGCGTGTCACCCACACGGTGCGCAAGCTGCATGTTGGGGACTTCGTGTGGGTGGCGCAGGAGACCGAGCCCGGAGACCCAG CGAGACCTGGGGAGCTCGTCCTGGACCACATCGTGGAGCGCAAGCGGCTGGACGACCTGAACAGCAGCATCATGGATGGCCGCTTCCACGAGCAGAAG TTCCGGCTGAAGCGCTGTGGCCTGGGGCACCGGATATACCTGGTGGAGGAGCACTGCTCGGCGAACAACCTCAGCCTTCCAGAGAGCACGCTGCTGCAGGCTGTCACCAACACTCAG gtCATTGACGGCTTCTTTGTGAAGCGTACAGCGGACATCAAGGAGTCGGCTGCCTACCTGGCCCTCATGACGCGGGGCTTACAGAGACTCTACCAG GGCCATACCCTACGCAGCCGCCCCTGGGGAACCTCCGGGGACCCTGAATCGAGGCCTGGGCCCTCTCCAGATCCTCTCTGCTCACTCCTCACCTTCAGTGACTTCAACGCGGGAGCCATCAAGAACAAG GCCCAGTCAGTGCGCGAGGTGTTCGCCCGACAGCTGATGCAGGTGCGCGGTGTGAGTGGGGAGAAGGCAGCGGCCATAGTGGACCGGTACAGCACCCCTGCCAG cctacTGGCCGCCTATGATGCCTGTGCCACCCCCAAGGAACAGGAGTTGCTGCTGAGCACCATCAAGTGCGGCCAACTGCAGAG GAATCTGGGACCCGCTCTGAGCAGGACCTTGTCCCAGCTCTACTGCAGCCACGGCCCCCTGACCTGA
- the SNX32 gene encoding sorting nexin-32 isoform X2, whose protein sequence is MEGRREAGKENKSCLPHFAQTEFSVVRQHEEFIWLHDAYVENEEYAGLIIPPAPPRPDFEASREKLQKLGEGDSSITREEFAKMKQELEAEYLAIFKKTVAMHEVFLQRLAAHPTLRRDHNFFVFLEYGQDLSVRGKNRKELLGGFLRNIVKSADEALITSMSGLKEVDDFFEHERTFLLEYHTRIRDACLRADRVMQSHKCLADDYIPISAALSSLGTQEVNQLKTSFLKLAELFERLRKLEGRVASDEDLKLSDMLRYYMRDSQAAKDLLYRRLRALADYENANKALDKARTRNREVRTAESNQQLCCRRFERLSDSAKQELMDFKSRRVSSFRKNLIELAELELKHAKASTLLLRNTLVALKGEP, encoded by the exons ATGGAAGGGCGTCGAGAGGCTGGGAAGGAGAACAAG AGCTGCCTCCCTCACTTCGCCCAAACGGAATTCTCAGTTGTGCGGCAGCACGAGGAGTTCATCTGGCTCCACGATGCCTACGTGGAAAATGAGGAGTACGCCGGCCTCATT atccccccagcccctccaagGCCAGACTTTGAGGCTTCGAGGGAAAAGCTGCAGAAGTTGGGCGAGGGGGACAGCTCCATCACGCGGGAAGAGTTTGCCAAAATGAAGCAGGAGCTGGAAGC GGAGTACCTGGCAATCTTCAAGAAGACAGTTGCAATGCATGAGGTCTTTCTGCAACGCCTGGCGGCCCACCCGACCCTGCGTCGAGACCAcaacttctttgtctttttggaaTATGGCCAGGAT CTCAGTGTCCgaggaaagaacaggaaggagCTCCTTGGGGGATTTCTGAGGAATATTGTGAAGTCTGCAGATGAAGCCCTCATCACCAGCATGTCGGGGCTCAAG GAGGTGGATGACTTCTTTGAGCATGAGAGGACCTTCCTGCTGGAGTACCACACCCGGATCCGGGATGCCTGCCTGCGGGCAGACCGTGTCATGCAGTCCCACAAGT GCCTGGCAGATGATTATATCCCTATCTCTGCTGCACTGAGCAGTCTGGGAACACAGGAAGTCAACCAGCTAAAGAC GAGCTTCCTCAAATTGGCAGAACTCTTTGAACGACTAAGG AAGCTGGAAGGCCGAGTGGCCTCTGACGAGGACCTCAAGCTGTCAGACATGCTGAGATACTACATGCGAGACTCACAGGCGGCCAAG GACCTGCTGTACCGGCGGCTGCGGGCGCTGGCCGACTACGAGAACGCCAACAAGGCACTGGACAAGGCACGTACTAGGAACCGGGAGGTGCGGACCGCCGAGAGCAACCAGCAACTGTGCTGCCGACGCTTCGAACGCCTCTCTGACTCAGCCAAGCAGG agctcATGGATTTCAAGTCCCGCCGTGTGTCCTCCTTCCGCAAGAACCTCATCGAGTTGGCAGAGCTGGAGCTCAAACACGCGAAG GCCAGCACCCTCCTTCTCCGGAACACCCTTGTCGCGCTCAAGGGGGAGCCTTAG